The following DNA comes from Castanea sativa cultivar Marrone di Chiusa Pesio chromosome 10, ASM4071231v1.
AGAAGATGTCGTCTATGCTGACAGCTGACGACTATGCAGACCTTGGCAACCATTCAacggaggcgatgggtgagacgggtcttttcacccttgcacaggtAATCTTGAATCCGTCTAGTATTGTTGCTAAGTTTCTTCACATCCGTCATGACATTGTACTTTGCTTTcaggccatggtgatgatgaaagggcttcttggccgttgtctcaatcacgAGACATCTATGGACCGTCTGAGAAAGAAAGgcaagacgatggaggatgaaCTGCACGAGttgaagacctacaagatcaatatggacagaaagctcaaatgcTCGGAGCAGGTCAGAGAGGAGGTGGAAAAGGAGAACGGGCATCTTCGTGAGATAttgaaggacaaggagaagcaGCTGACGGAGACAACATCCAAGCTTCACAACGCGAAGGAGATGGCCATTCTAGAATACCGGGATTCTGAACTCCTTCTGACGGAGCTggggagctcctttgctgacgggttcgatgacgccatccgtcaggtgaagtcatCGTACCCTGACCTGGACGTATCCCATATATCCATTGACGCCCAAGGGCAAACGCTTGCACAATCCGTCCGTTCAGAAAGTACAGAAGAAGTATTTGCCGTCGCTGCTCCAGCCGACGAAGGCGAAGTTCCACCTCCTAGCCAGCCAAATGACGGTCCAATGGTCGAGAACTCTCCTCCTAAGGATGAATAGGACACTTgctttttgtaaaagtttttaccGTTGTAAGAGAACTTTGTTTAAtccgtcatttgtaattttaactTTGATTTATCGAATCTTTTATTGCATGTTGCTTGCTCATTATCCGTCGTACTTTCAGTTAACCCGTCCACTTGATGAATGgcctttcaaatgtatttttgctaaCCGTTCATTTTTCGAACTagatttctttctctttgggtgatccgtccactttgtggacgtgtaggtttctcaccctgtgggtgatccgtccactttgtgaactttaggtttttcaccctttgggtgatccgtccagtTTGTGGACTCGTAAATTTctcaccctgtgggtgatccgtccattttgtggacttgtaggtttctcaccctttgggtgattcgtccactttgtggacttgtaggtttctcaccctttgggtgatccgtccactttgtggacttgtaggctcttcaccctttgggtgatccgtccactatgtggacttgtaggttcttcaccctttgggtgatccgtccactatgtggacttgtaggttcttcaccctttgggtgatccgtccactatgtggacttgtaggttttcatcagcatgcatttatttaaaaaattcctcccataagttcaataaaccaaattgttcatgaaaaagaaaagctgtCTAAAGAGTAAAAACTACAACTGTCTAAAACTAAACTGAAAAGTAAGGCAGCCTAGGTGTTGTGACTGCTgcactattggtagtacttcttcaggtgctccgtgttccagggatggctcaacttctttccgtctaatgtctccaagtagtacgttcccttcctgtgccatgaaatgattcggtacgggccttcccagttgggacccagctttcccagggatgcatctttcgtagcgccaagcacttttcgtaacactagatctccgactttgaagtcccggtgccgaaCCTTAGAATTGTAGTGTTTCACCATCATGTCctggtaccgcgccagtcttTGAGCCGCCGTTGCCCTGACTTCGtcaacaaggtcaagctctagacgtaatgcttcagCATTCTCattctcgtcatagctttccacgcggtagctcgtcaaacctacttctgccggtatgagggcttcagcaccaaacgccaatcgaaacggtgtttctcccgttggcgttcttgccgtcgttctgtacgcccataagACACTTGGTAactcgtccggccatatgccctttgccccctcgagccgggtcttgatgatctttaacaaggaccggttcgtgacttcaacttgtccattagcctgtggatgagcgggtgacgaatagtgattcttgattcctagctgagaacaaaagtctcggaacgcatcgttgtcgaattgcttcccattgtccGACACGAGtactctcgggatcccatatcggcagataatatttctccatacaaagttgcgaatatttttctccgtgattgtagcaagagcttctgcttccacccatttggtgaagtagtcgattccTACTACCaggaacttcagttgtcttgcagccattggaaatggacccatgatgtccaatccccattgtgcgaacggccatggggccgtcatgggtgtgagttcctctgTTGGCTGCCTAATAAGATTGccgaaccgttgacacttatcgcaggctctcaCGTAaatatgggcatccttctgcattgtcggccaataATACCCAGCTCTGAGTAGCTTGTGTACCAGAGACCTCGAtcctgagtggtttccacaaatcccttcatgaacttccctcattacataatctgcttcgtcatggcctaggcatcttagatatggtcgggagaatcctcttttgtagaggatgcctttgatTAGTATGAATCGGGCAGCTCTAACCTTCAGTTTCCTAGCTTCTTCCTTCCCGTCTGGAAGCTTCCCGTCCTTGAGGTATGTCACAATTGGAATCGTCCAATCGTCTTCAGTGGTTAACTCCTGCACCTGAACGTTATCTAGCAACGACGAATATTGGACAAAGGATAATACCTGTTCTGGGATaaccataggttcggccgaagcagcctttgcaagtcgatccgcttcttggttctcttctctcGGGATTTGAGTTattgtgaattggaggtcattagttcgacccttcacttctccgaggtactttctcattcgttcactcctgcaatcataactcccattaacttggctagctacgatttgggaatcggagtataccactgccttcctggccccagccgctattgcaagctccaatcccgccatcagggcctcatactccgcttcattattcgtagtagggaactccagacggatcatacattcaatcttatctccttctggggtatggagtacaactccgactcctcccgcatgcttattggaggatccgtctgtgtgaattctccatgtgggctcCTCTgctgccccctgctcctcatGTGTAGTGAACTCCGCAATAAAGTCcgccaatatttgtcctttcacagctgttcgtggccggtattggatatcgtactcgctCAGCTCGATTGCCCACAAGGCCATCCGTCCAGCGGcttcaggattgttcattgctctccgcaatggttgatccgtcaggactattattgcgtgtgcttgaaaatacggTTTCAGTTTTCGGGCTGCAGTTACAAGCGCGAAGGCGAGTTTTTCCATCCGTGGGTACCTTTCCTCTGCGCCTCGTAGCGCCCGGCTTACAAAGTAGACGGGCTTCTGTACCTTCCTttcttctctaatgagagccgCACTTACCGCTGCCGACGAGACAGCCAGGTACAGGAATAATTCCTCCCCTGGCGTAGACGGGCTTAGCAACGGTGGGGCAcagagatatgccttcaactcttcaaatgctctttggcattcgtccgtccattcaaaagatctccttagcgtcctaaagaaagggagacacttgtctgttgctcttgatacaaacctattcaaggctgctatcttccctgtcaggctttgcacttccttcactgTCCTTGGAGGAGCTAGATCCATTATTGCTTTTactttctcggggttgacctcgatgccccgctgggacaccatgaaccctaagaactttccagcagTTACTCCGAATGTgcatttgcttgggttcagcttcattttgtacgttcgaagagtgtcgaaagtctcctggaggtccctcagatgatccgacacttttacgctttttaccaacatgtcatctacgtagacttggacgtttcggccaatctggtgctcgaacatcttgttcattaatctttggtatgtggctcctgcattcttgagcctgaatggcatcaccttatagcaaaaaagcccttgactcgtcacgaatgatgtcttctcttgatctgtcttctccaacttaatttggttgtaccccgagaaggcgtccatgaagctcaacaactcatgttttgcGGTTGAGTCGACTAAGGCGTCAATccgtgggagcgggtaactgtctttagggcatgctttgttcagatccgtgaaatcaacgcacattctccacttcccatttgactttttgaccattaccacgttcgccagccagtctgggtagtacacctctcgtatgaagttcgcttctcgtagcttccgcacttcctctgctgcggCCCGATCTCGCTCAGGGGCAAACACGCGTTTCTTTTGTCGGACTGGGGGGAAGGAGGGTGATAcattcaatttatgaactatgacagctggatctattcccggcatgtcgtcatggctccatgcgaacacatcttggttctctttgaggaacGTTAAAAGCGCATGTCGAATCAGttggtcgaccgaggttcctatcctggtggttcgatcaggccttgaatcatctagttggacttcttccaatgtctccacgggttctgccattattctctgttcttcgatgctcattgtctgtacagggtcatccatctccatcatggccacgtagcatTCCCTCGCAGTTACTTGATTTCCGCGTAGTTCTCCAACCCCAtgttcagtgggaaacttgatcatcagatggtaggttgaagtgatggcTTTCCATGCGTTGAGTGTaggtcgtccgagtatggcgttgTATGCTGAAGAACAATCCACCACTAGAAAGGagacatttttagttatttgtcgtgggtagtctcctaccgtcacctccaatgtgacggatcctaaaggatggactcGGGTTCCCCCAAAGCCGACGAGGGGCGCGCGTGCCGGGATCAGGCGctcctttgcaatccccatctgctggaacgcaggatagtaaaggatgtctgctgagctcccgttgtctactagaactcggtggacgttgaaatCCCCTACCTGGatgctaaccacaagcgcgtcgtcatgggggtggtgaaggcgccgggcctcgTCTTCAAAAACTCGATGCTGGAGCCGTTTCGCCGTATTTTTTCTAATGAAGGTCCCGTCGATTGGACACTTTGTACCGTCCGTAAATAAGTCTTTCTGGCCTTCTTGGACGATCCTACTGAAGCGTTgccccccattatcatccgtatgtctgttaccggtggtctgggacgctcgttttcccgtctaggattctgctcctgaGGATGATCagttctttccttcctcacgaacctttgcaaccttccttgccttataagggcttcaatctgttgtttcaaatcaaaacaatccgtcgtatcatggccgtggtcccggtgaaagcggcaatatctatctctcgacctcttgttcggatctcccttcaacttacccgggaatgtcaagcttccttcatctttgatttgcattagtacttggtcaattggggctgtgaggggggtgaaacttgtgaaCCTCCCTGAAGGCGGTTTGggtctccggtcttctcgtcgatctctggttctagccacttttcgtccgttatctggtttcatatcttcctctctctcccttttctttggtttgtagtcttctctggccagcaaggcatcctccgcgttcatatacttcgtcgccctgtaatagacatcggacatagtctttgggtcattcttacatagggaaaataagaacttaccctcttgtaacccgtttgtgaatgctgccacaagtgtcttgtcgtcggcctcgtctatcgagagggattccttattaaagcgggctatataagaccttaaagTCTCACcctctcgttgtttaattcccaatatacatgcaatagacctcttgtgccgatgacttccaatgaagtgtgacACGAACGGggcacctaattccttaaaagtgccgatggaattaggcgtcaacttgctgtaccaatccctcgcaggccctttcaaggtggtgaggaaagccctgcacatgatctcgtccggtacaccctgaagatgcattagagttctgaaagactccaggtgatccaacgggtccttggatccgtcatagttttccacatggggcattttaaacTTCGAAGGGACGGGgtatgaattcaccaacgctgtgaatggtgaatccgttctatggactaggtcgtcccgCATTGCTGGATACCCTtcccttaagggcgttcatcatggcatccatacgttccctcatctcctgcatctcggtGGCTATGTGGGTCGGCACTGTTTCTAAAGCAAGTGGtggattggtttcttgtcgctcgggtctagtcggagcgttgctgccctcaggtctttccACGTTCCTTCCTTCGGGGCTAGCGCCCTCTTGATCTTCCTGTGGTGCACTTTGATTTGCGGTTATTTGCcgcaactgttcttccaaatcatgattttgcttagtgaggcgctcaaccgccgccgcaagcgtttggacctgcctttcCAAAGCGGTGGCacgtggttcgtcgccttgattgttgttcgtcgccatcgatcgggtgagtgccatgcaactctttgtctcagggatagagcgaggctaaaaataatcagaagattttcttcctctttcccacagacggcgccaactgatgatgccgaaaatatcaccagtgagttctaagcactcctcaaacgaaagcaacacctgcaaaagtaAAACGAagaacctagaagagagcaccggtgtggtgtcggccgaataccctccgaaggtcaagttagaatcttgttcctttaaccctagagtgctagagttaagaatattatgcgtaccttcatacctagggtttctggggtatttatattgagtagaattacctttctttaaggatacaacttccttctcaagttcctttccatataggagtcttcccaaacgtgcgtcgcaagaagtccaaatatacacgtttgcgtggggataaagcaaaggcttATCCGAAATGtatcaaacgacatgccacgtggcagccataattaatttatacaggacggatattcagcaacacccaaccgtcatagctgggtcaCTCATGGTGTCGACCCGTCATCTCTGTCcatccatttactatttttatccccttcaatgTCTCCACTTTTTTGGATGTAAAAGGAAATTTTCCTTGAGAAAAAACAGTTGTTGTAGCCAAAGCTGGTTTAGCTTCCAATTGTGCCTTGGTTTCACTTAGTGTTGGTTTTGTGTGTATTTGTGATTCTAGAAGAGATTCAAGGATAGAACG
Coding sequences within:
- the LOC142614060 gene encoding uncharacterized protein LOC142614060 gives rise to the protein MSSMLTADDYADLGNHSTEAMGETGLFTLAQAMVMMKGLLGRCLNHETSMDRLRKKGKTMEDELHELKTYKINMDRKLKCSEQVREEVEKENGHLREILKDKEKQLTETTSKLHNAKEMAILEYRDSELLLTELGSSFADGFDDAIRQVKSSYPDLDVSHISIDAQGQTLAQSVRSESTEEVFAVAAPADEGEVPPPSQPNDGPMVENSPPKDE